A window of the Aeromicrobium phoceense genome harbors these coding sequences:
- a CDS encoding helix-turn-helix transcriptional regulator, producing MTINEIDLHDGDELWSIDEVAAVVRVPVATLRYWRHLGQGPTGFRVGRCVRYWKSEVMSWLHQQAQAGARDIHNHPRLP from the coding sequence ATGACCATCAACGAGATCGACCTGCACGACGGGGACGAACTGTGGAGCATCGACGAGGTCGCCGCCGTCGTGCGGGTACCCGTCGCGACGCTACGCTACTGGCGCCACCTCGGCCAAGGCCCCACTGGGTTCCGCGTGGGCCGGTGCGTCCGCTACTGGAAGAGCGAAGTCATGTCCTGGCTTCATCAACAGGCTCAGGCCGGCGCCCGAGATATCCACAACCACCCGCGCTTGCCTTGA
- a CDS encoding type II toxin-antitoxin system Phd/YefM family antitoxin yields the protein MRTVPLSEAKDRLSALVDEADSTHEIIRITKHGREAAVLMSADDLESLHETIHALSTPGLVEDLKQAQRDYEAGETVAGEDVRARFAR from the coding sequence ATGCGAACCGTACCGCTCAGTGAGGCCAAGGACCGACTTTCCGCCTTGGTTGACGAGGCCGACAGCACCCACGAGATCATCCGGATCACCAAGCATGGGCGCGAGGCGGCGGTGCTGATGTCAGCAGACGACTTGGAGTCTCTGCACGAGACGATCCATGCGCTGTCGACGCCCGGGCTCGTCGAGGATCTGAAGCAGGCTCAGCGCGACTACGAGGCCGGCGAGACCGTCGCCGGTGAGGACGTGCGCGCCCGGTTCGCTCGATGA
- a CDS encoding type II toxin-antitoxin system RelE family toxin, whose amino-acid sequence MTDEPWRVEFSAAAVRTLDRLPHKIAVAVVEFCTGTLPQDPYRMTKPLRYELEGWSVARRGDYRVTLRILDDDHCLLIGRIEHRSTIYRGP is encoded by the coding sequence ATGACCGATGAGCCGTGGCGGGTCGAGTTCTCGGCTGCCGCGGTGCGGACTCTGGATCGACTTCCGCACAAGATCGCCGTCGCCGTGGTGGAGTTCTGCACCGGAACCCTGCCCCAGGACCCGTACCGGATGACGAAGCCGCTGCGCTACGAGCTCGAAGGCTGGTCGGTCGCCCGACGCGGTGACTACCGCGTGACCTTGAGGATTCTGGACGACGACCACTGCCTGCTGATCGGCCGCATCGAGCACCGGTCGACCATCTACCGAGGCCCCTGA
- the mobF gene encoding MobF family relaxase, with amino-acid sequence MYRGAAAAARRYVEADHSRADDYYLAEGTGLAERYVATPGGIIRAGDLNGDAYEAWVAGQNPDTGEPRGRLRNDANAVRFVEVAVNGPKTWSLAAALSPEVAEAYDAALGRAAGEIIGWLAEHATTRVGPRGRQVQVPVERIEAAMVRHYTSRAGDPHRHLHLQINARVFAEEKWRGLHTVGVRDSIDAINGIGHATVMCDPGFRTALAQHGFTLDDAGEVVELRPFAGAFSARARQIGQNIARYESDWRAAHPGEEPGRRLIRSWDARAWAQARPDKSTATDGAVLVDEWASELCRLGYRPRTEAPLALRRPGELDRDGVIETVLSRLGAKRSGWNAADVRGEVEQLLAREHIVTPGPVRRELAEDLTARVVAACVPLIDDTGTPDHVRSLTSPEVLRVEAAITSSLAARATTVGLPTDFSGGEWLDPAQARIVRGLAGSHRVVVVEGAAGSGKTKTLAATKQLAESSGHRMVVVTPTLKAARVASRETGAAAFSAAWLAHQHGHRWDEDGQWTRTAATPRADAVLLRGDLLLVDEAGMLDQDTARALLAVADEAGARIAFVGDRHQLPAVGRGGVLDLAIEHAHPTARLTLDTIHRFSDPAYAELSLAMRTGADPEAVFDRLLARGQIRLHSDEEARTKALVDAAAGGALVMADDRQSVSALNWQITRALVSNHRIGGDNRCLAVGVQGEMVFVGSRIATRRNDRDLKVANREAWTVTALGGDGSLRVVGDAGARTLPASYVSEFVELAHAATVHGAQGMTVPSAHFSVGDSTNAMAAYVAMTRGRHANVSHLIADDPAQARQRWVEMFGREQADLGPAHAAKQAAAEAAKYDHPRPHDRQTRDREVQRTLEQRRYAGTGGPPGPDLGL; translated from the coding sequence ATGTATCGGGGCGCGGCAGCCGCAGCGCGCCGATACGTCGAGGCGGACCACTCGCGCGCGGACGACTATTACCTCGCGGAGGGAACTGGGCTGGCCGAGCGCTACGTGGCCACGCCGGGCGGCATCATTCGGGCTGGTGACCTCAATGGTGACGCCTACGAAGCGTGGGTGGCCGGCCAAAACCCGGACACGGGCGAACCGCGCGGCAGGTTGCGCAACGACGCCAACGCCGTGCGGTTCGTCGAGGTGGCTGTAAATGGTCCGAAGACATGGTCGTTGGCGGCGGCACTGTCGCCCGAGGTCGCAGAGGCGTATGACGCAGCGTTGGGTCGGGCGGCGGGCGAGATCATCGGCTGGCTGGCCGAGCACGCCACGACCCGCGTCGGCCCGCGGGGACGTCAGGTGCAGGTGCCGGTCGAGCGGATCGAAGCGGCGATGGTCCGGCACTACACCTCTCGAGCGGGCGACCCGCACCGTCACCTCCACTTGCAGATCAACGCGCGAGTGTTCGCCGAGGAAAAGTGGCGTGGCCTGCACACGGTCGGGGTGCGCGACTCGATCGACGCGATCAACGGAATCGGCCACGCGACGGTCATGTGCGATCCCGGTTTCCGGACTGCACTTGCTCAGCACGGCTTCACCTTGGACGACGCTGGTGAGGTGGTCGAACTGCGTCCGTTCGCTGGGGCCTTCTCCGCACGGGCACGGCAGATCGGGCAGAACATCGCCCGCTACGAGTCCGACTGGCGTGCCGCCCACCCCGGCGAAGAGCCGGGACGGCGATTGATCAGGTCATGGGACGCACGTGCGTGGGCCCAGGCCCGGCCGGACAAGTCGACCGCAACCGACGGGGCGGTGCTGGTCGATGAGTGGGCCAGCGAATTGTGCCGGCTTGGCTATCGGCCTCGGACCGAGGCGCCACTCGCCCTGAGGCGTCCGGGCGAGCTCGACCGGGATGGCGTCATCGAGACGGTGCTGTCGCGGCTGGGTGCGAAGCGGTCCGGCTGGAACGCCGCCGATGTGCGCGGCGAAGTCGAGCAGCTCCTCGCCCGCGAGCACATCGTCACCCCGGGCCCGGTGCGGCGCGAGTTGGCCGAGGACCTGACCGCCCGAGTGGTCGCGGCGTGCGTCCCACTGATCGACGACACCGGCACCCCAGACCACGTCCGCTCGCTCACCTCGCCTGAAGTGCTTCGCGTCGAGGCCGCCATCACCTCAAGCCTCGCCGCTCGCGCGACGACGGTCGGTCTACCGACGGACTTCAGCGGTGGTGAGTGGCTCGACCCGGCACAGGCCCGCATCGTCCGGGGTCTGGCCGGCAGCCACCGGGTGGTGGTGGTCGAGGGTGCGGCCGGGTCGGGCAAGACCAAGACGCTGGCCGCGACGAAGCAGCTCGCCGAGTCGAGCGGGCACCGAATGGTGGTGGTGACGCCGACATTGAAGGCTGCCCGGGTCGCCTCGAGGGAGACCGGCGCGGCTGCGTTCTCGGCCGCCTGGCTGGCCCATCAGCACGGCCACCGATGGGACGAGGACGGCCAGTGGACCCGTACCGCGGCCACCCCGCGAGCGGACGCGGTCCTATTGCGAGGTGACCTGTTGCTGGTCGACGAGGCCGGCATGCTCGACCAGGACACCGCACGCGCGCTGCTCGCGGTGGCCGACGAGGCAGGCGCAAGGATCGCGTTCGTGGGTGACCGACACCAGTTGCCCGCCGTGGGGCGCGGCGGTGTTCTCGACCTGGCTATCGAGCACGCCCATCCGACCGCACGGCTGACGTTGGACACCATTCACCGGTTCTCCGATCCGGCCTATGCCGAGTTGTCCTTGGCAATGCGGACAGGCGCCGACCCGGAAGCGGTCTTCGACCGACTCCTTGCGCGGGGACAGATCCGCCTGCACAGCGACGAGGAGGCCCGGACCAAGGCGTTGGTTGACGCGGCCGCAGGCGGGGCGTTGGTGATGGCCGACGACCGCCAGAGCGTGAGCGCCTTGAACTGGCAGATCACCCGGGCCCTGGTGTCGAACCACCGGATCGGCGGCGACAACCGTTGTCTCGCCGTCGGCGTCCAAGGCGAGATGGTTTTCGTCGGCAGCCGGATCGCGACCCGCCGCAACGACCGCGACCTCAAGGTGGCCAATCGCGAAGCGTGGACCGTTACCGCACTTGGTGGTGACGGGAGTCTGCGGGTCGTCGGCGACGCTGGCGCTCGCACTCTGCCCGCGTCCTACGTGAGCGAGTTCGTCGAGCTCGCCCACGCGGCGACCGTCCACGGCGCGCAAGGGATGACCGTTCCGTCAGCACACTTCTCGGTCGGGGACTCCACGAACGCGATGGCCGCCTATGTGGCGATGACCCGCGGCCGGCACGCCAACGTCTCCCACCTCATCGCCGACGACCCCGCGCAGGCTCGGCAGCGGTGGGTCGAGATGTTCGGACGCGAGCAGGCCGACCTCGGTCCCGCCCACGCGGCGAAGCAGGCGGCGGCCGAGGCCGCGAAGTACGACCACCCGCGCCCCCACGACCGCCAGACACGCGATCGTGAAGTCCAGCGAACACTCGAGCAGCGGCGGTACGCAGGGACGGGAGGGCCGCCCGGTCCCGACCTTGGGCTCTGA
- a CDS encoding IS3 family transposase (programmed frameshift), whose amino-acid sequence MPKAFPIEFRNDVVAVAPKGEASIAQVAKDFGVSESCLQRWLKLADIEDGKRPGVTASEGVELREARKRIRLLEQENEVLRRAAAYLSQANPPKIVFPLVREMAANGAPIRVPVAVACGVLKLSRQGYYQWLAEPFCQRDWDDAHLINAAFDAHAEDPGFGYRFIADELADQGFIACENRVWRLCSIQGIFSNHSKKRGPNRKAGPPVHDDLLATIDHHGRPRRDFSASRPNEKWLTDITEHHTGECKLYLCGIKGCYSGRIVGYSIDSRMKASVAVSALRNAITLRDPSGTIVHSDRGSQFRSKKFVRVLRSHDLVGSMGRVGACGDNAAMERFFSLLQKNVLNTQRWQTREELRLAMVTWIETKYHRKRRQRRLGKLTPIEFETIYLAADAA is encoded by the exons GTGCCGAAAGCGTTTCCCATCGAGTTCCGCAATGACGTGGTCGCGGTCGCCCCCAAGGGTGAGGCGTCAATCGCTCAAGTCGCGAAGGACTTCGGTGTCTCCGAGTCGTGTCTTCAACGCTGGCTGAAGCTGGCCGATATCGAGGACGGCAAACGTCCTGGTGTCACTGCCTCTGAGGGCGTCGAGCTGCGCGAGGCCCGCAAACGGATCCGTCTGCTCGAGCAGGAGAACGAGGTCCTGCGCCGTGCGGCTGCATATCTGTCTCAGGCCAATCCGCCG AAAATAGTCTTCCCACTCGTTCGCGAGATGGCCGCGAACGGTGCCCCGATCAGGGTGCCGGTCGCGGTGGCGTGTGGGGTCCTCAAACTGTCTCGGCAGGGCTATTACCAGTGGCTCGCTGAGCCGTTCTGTCAGCGGGACTGGGACGACGCGCACCTGATCAACGCCGCGTTCGACGCCCATGCCGAGGATCCGGGGTTCGGGTATCGCTTCATCGCCGACGAGCTCGCCGACCAGGGCTTCATCGCGTGTGAGAACCGTGTGTGGCGGTTGTGCTCGATCCAGGGGATTTTCTCGAACCATTCCAAGAAGCGTGGCCCGAACCGCAAAGCAGGACCGCCGGTTCATGACGATCTGCTCGCAACGATCGACCATCACGGCCGGCCGAGGCGGGACTTCTCCGCGAGCAGGCCGAACGAGAAGTGGCTGACCGACATCACCGAGCACCACACGGGCGAGTGCAAGCTCTACTTGTGTGGGATCAAGGGCTGCTACTCCGGTCGGATCGTCGGCTACTCGATCGACTCTCGGATGAAGGCGTCGGTGGCGGTCTCAGCGCTGCGCAACGCGATCACTCTGCGAGACCCGTCCGGCACGATCGTTCACTCCGACAGAGGCAGCCAGTTCAGGTCGAAGAAGTTCGTCCGCGTCCTGAGGTCCCACGATCTGGTCGGGTCGATGGGCCGAGTCGGGGCCTGCGGCGACAACGCCGCGATGGAGAGGTTCTTTTCGCTGCTGCAGAAGAACGTGCTGAACACTCAGCGGTGGCAGACCCGCGAAGAGCTGCGCCTCGCGATGGTGACCTGGATCGAGACCAAATACCACCGCAAGCGACGTCAACGCCGGCTGGGCAAGCTCACACCGATCGAGTTTGAGACCATCTACCTGGCCGCTGACGCGGCCTGA
- a CDS encoding DUF1269 domain-containing protein, whose translation MSENQNTDAETTSETEVVAAAVTDGAHTLFIADFADTSTAWQAYESLKAAEDGRSVELEGVIVVKREADGKLEIQKATDHSTRRGLTWGLVGGVALGLVFPPSILGSAAAVGAMGAAVGKARQLRNRSELSDELEAAIEPGHSGIVALVSDPGAVEIRKALALADAIVESAVDDVAARDIKAAAKEAESDSESEKA comes from the coding sequence ATGTCAGAGAACCAGAACACGGACGCCGAGACCACGAGCGAGACCGAGGTCGTCGCCGCGGCCGTCACCGATGGCGCGCACACGCTCTTCATCGCGGACTTCGCCGACACCAGCACCGCCTGGCAGGCCTACGAGTCGCTCAAGGCCGCCGAGGACGGTCGTTCGGTGGAGCTCGAGGGAGTCATCGTCGTGAAGCGGGAGGCCGACGGCAAGCTCGAGATCCAGAAGGCCACCGACCACAGCACCCGCCGTGGACTCACGTGGGGACTCGTCGGCGGCGTGGCCCTGGGCCTGGTCTTCCCGCCGTCGATCCTCGGCAGTGCCGCCGCCGTGGGGGCCATGGGGGCGGCGGTGGGCAAGGCCCGTCAGCTCCGCAACCGCAGCGAGCTGTCCGACGAGCTGGAGGCCGCCATCGAGCCGGGACACTCGGGCATCGTGGCCCTCGTCTCGGACCCCGGCGCCGTCGAGATCCGCAAGGCGCTCGCGCTGGCCGACGCCATCGTCGAGTCCGCCGTCGACGACGTGGCGGCCCGCGACATCAAGGCGGCGGCGAAGGAGGCCGAGTCCGACTCGGAGAGCGAGAAGGCCTGA
- a CDS encoding ArsR/SmtB family transcription factor has protein sequence MTTRTTLPLADETACCSPVTGGVLDVEEAQRLARMFKALGDPTRVRLLSIIAAGADREACICDLTEPVGLSQPTVSHHMKQLVDAGLVTREQRGRWAFYRVVDETLASLGAALTP, from the coding sequence ATGACCACCCGCACGACGCTTCCCCTGGCCGACGAGACTGCCTGCTGCTCCCCCGTCACGGGCGGCGTGCTCGATGTCGAGGAGGCTCAGCGGCTGGCGAGGATGTTCAAGGCCCTCGGCGACCCCACCCGCGTCCGGCTGCTGTCGATCATCGCGGCCGGAGCGGACCGCGAGGCGTGCATCTGCGACCTGACGGAGCCGGTCGGTCTCTCCCAGCCCACGGTGTCGCACCACATGAAGCAGCTCGTCGACGCCGGCCTCGTGACGCGCGAGCAGCGTGGCCGCTGGGCCTTCTACCGGGTCGTCGACGAGACGCTCGCGTCGCTCGGCGCCGCCCTCACGCCCTGA
- the arsM gene encoding arsenite methyltransferase, with translation MTTTQKSPQDVQEEVRARYAEAALKVEGDGCGGSSCCGGAVDVDESFGAVLYDSDQQQELPAEAVAASLGCGNPTAVAALAEGERVLDLGSGGGIDVLLSARRVGESGFAYGVDMTDEMLDLARENAAKAGATNVEFLKGTIEDVPLPDGSVDVVISNCVINLSVDKPKVIAEMYRVLVPGGRIGISDVVAEDHLDADARADRGSYVGCIAGALSRSEYLEGLAAAGFVAAEVEFTHEAVPGMHGAIVRATKPTA, from the coding sequence ATGACCACCACCCAGAAGTCCCCGCAGGACGTCCAGGAAGAGGTGCGCGCCCGGTACGCCGAGGCCGCTCTGAAGGTCGAGGGAGACGGCTGTGGCGGCTCGTCGTGCTGCGGCGGAGCCGTGGACGTCGACGAGTCCTTCGGCGCGGTGCTCTACGACAGCGACCAGCAGCAGGAGCTGCCGGCGGAGGCCGTCGCGGCCAGCCTCGGCTGCGGCAACCCCACGGCCGTCGCCGCCCTCGCGGAGGGCGAGCGCGTTCTCGACCTGGGCTCCGGTGGCGGCATCGACGTGCTGCTCTCGGCCCGGCGCGTGGGGGAGTCCGGCTTCGCCTACGGCGTCGACATGACCGACGAGATGCTCGACCTGGCGCGGGAGAACGCCGCCAAGGCGGGCGCGACCAACGTGGAGTTCCTCAAGGGCACCATCGAGGACGTGCCGCTGCCCGACGGGTCGGTCGACGTGGTGATCTCGAACTGCGTCATCAACCTGTCGGTCGACAAGCCGAAGGTGATCGCCGAGATGTACCGCGTGCTGGTGCCCGGCGGCCGGATCGGGATCTCCGACGTCGTCGCCGAGGACCACCTCGACGCAGATGCGCGGGCCGATCGCGGCTCGTACGTCGGCTGCATCGCTGGCGCGCTGTCGCGCTCGGAGTACCTCGAGGGGCTCGCCGCGGCCGGGTTCGTCGCCGCCGAGGTGGAGTTCACCCACGAGGCCGTGCCCGGCATGCACGGCGCCATCGTCCGCGCCACGAAGCCGACCGCATGA
- the arsB gene encoding ACR3 family arsenite efflux transporter, translated as MTVDAPVGQPLSTLDRFLPVWIGLAMLAGLVLGRAVPGVATALDAVTVGSVSLPIAVGLLVMMYPVLAKVRYDEVGAVARDTRTMVLSLVLNWLIGPALMFALAWLLLPDLPEYRTGLIIVGLARCIAMVIIWNDLACGDREAAAVLVAVNSVFQVFAFALLGWFYLDLLPGWLGLSSSGLDVSPWQIAGSVLVFLGIPLAAGYLTRVVGERRRGREWYEERFLPRLGPWALYGLLFTIVLLFALQGDQITRQPLDVARIALPLVLYFAIMWAGSLWLARLAGLGYARSTTIAFTAAGNNFELAIAVAIAVYGATSGQALAGVVGPLIEVPVLVGLVYVSLWARRFFPDTRAGVTP; from the coding sequence ATGACGGTGGACGCACCCGTCGGGCAGCCGCTCTCGACGCTCGACCGCTTCCTGCCGGTGTGGATCGGCCTGGCGATGCTCGCCGGGCTGGTCCTCGGCAGGGCCGTCCCCGGCGTGGCGACGGCGCTCGACGCGGTGACGGTCGGCTCGGTCTCGCTGCCGATCGCGGTGGGCCTGCTCGTGATGATGTACCCCGTGCTGGCCAAGGTCCGGTACGACGAGGTCGGCGCGGTCGCTCGCGACACGCGCACGATGGTGCTGTCGCTGGTGCTCAACTGGCTGATCGGGCCGGCGCTGATGTTCGCGCTCGCATGGCTCCTGCTGCCCGACCTGCCCGAGTACCGCACCGGGCTGATCATCGTGGGGCTCGCCCGCTGCATCGCGATGGTGATCATCTGGAACGACCTCGCGTGCGGCGACCGGGAGGCGGCGGCGGTCCTCGTGGCGGTCAACTCGGTGTTCCAGGTGTTCGCCTTCGCGCTGCTGGGCTGGTTCTACCTCGACCTGCTGCCGGGCTGGCTGGGCCTGTCGTCCTCGGGCCTGGACGTCTCGCCGTGGCAGATCGCCGGGAGTGTGCTGGTGTTCCTGGGCATCCCGCTGGCGGCCGGGTACCTGACCCGCGTCGTGGGCGAGCGCCGCCGCGGGCGCGAGTGGTACGAGGAGCGCTTCCTGCCGAGGCTGGGGCCGTGGGCGCTGTACGGCCTGCTGTTCACGATCGTCCTGCTGTTCGCGCTCCAGGGCGACCAGATCACCCGGCAGCCGCTCGACGTCGCCCGGATCGCGCTCCCGCTCGTGCTGTACTTCGCGATCATGTGGGCGGGCTCGCTGTGGCTCGCGCGCCTCGCGGGGCTGGGCTACGCCCGCTCGACGACGATCGCGTTCACGGCCGCCGGCAACAACTTCGAGCTCGCCATCGCCGTGGCCATCGCGGTCTACGGCGCCACCAGTGGTCAGGCCCTGGCCGGCGTCGTCGGGCCGCTGATCGAGGTTCCCGTCCTCGTGGGGCTCGTCTACGTCAGTCTGTGGGCGCGCCGCTTCTTTCCCGACACCCGAGCAGGAGTCACCCCATGA
- a CDS encoding low molecular weight phosphatase family protein — protein sequence MNASHQPQVVFACVRNGGRSVAARLLTEHYAQGRVIALSAGTQPGEHVHPEVAAALEQLGLDTSREHPKHLTRDMIAASDLAITLGCGEECPYVPGVTYRDWPVEDPGGQNEATVLRIIADLDTRVRDLLGEIAPDLELAPSVTSAR from the coding sequence ATGAACGCATCCCATCAGCCCCAGGTCGTCTTCGCCTGCGTCCGCAACGGCGGCCGCTCGGTGGCGGCGCGCCTGCTGACCGAGCACTACGCCCAAGGGCGCGTCATCGCCCTGTCGGCGGGCACGCAGCCGGGCGAGCACGTGCACCCCGAGGTCGCCGCCGCGCTTGAGCAGCTCGGCCTCGACACCTCGCGCGAGCACCCCAAGCACCTGACGCGGGACATGATCGCCGCGAGCGATCTGGCGATCACGCTCGGTTGCGGCGAGGAGTGCCCGTACGTCCCCGGGGTCACGTACCGCGACTGGCCGGTCGAGGACCCGGGCGGCCAGAACGAGGCGACCGTGCTCCGGATCATCGCCGACCTCGACACGCGGGTCCGCGACCTCCTCGGCGAGATCGCGCCGGATCTCGAGTTGGCTCCGTCGGTCACAAGCGCGCGCTGA